A window from Verrucomicrobiota bacterium encodes these proteins:
- a CDS encoding PQQ-binding-like beta-propeller repeat protein, which yields MSGVYLVLAGLLSGFSVQRAFSAESNDGGNALRTHELLGIEVSSSGLSPSLSTKTGAQLGDSTRFEGDEAFSEEENAVFVVRWGDPDGATDIVYSSEAGLNTLETTYDSTRIANPPQGYLYYMYPEGFSPAFYGATSHENETVTVVDSGNGDQIRLHRETSPNESFSAMVVWSDFLNPIGNLESFAIKKDDSHWTAEIHFRWVVEMESGEWFASSPIEETGSLVTDKAVFLNWYRFTPFRNGEVSFSVLPTEISLSEVAGVGYYFESKNKSDLERDTGLSVTYFAVTSADDVTNESGGVQSFDTGYTILTVRNAILNGESIIIGASYEGTVVAFDYDGNLLWENPLSGLMVRDVWCDDLNGDGDEEILVAVADGSVRCLEAATGDQMWEFYSPDESNPVEPNEVPMNAVCTVRGEGTKYIACGGFDRNMYWLDVNGNLLATVDSAFYSDLEPWGSASEYMGRNVGKAHTPNFLRPVPQGDGTDQLWMLGFIQQQFRGRFYVFEPLGEFGMAPIPSLESEIQDSIGALEFSDPDGDGNYHLYMGGNSFSIKVESIDLSSGVSTAHEERFIRPFKTYRYSTMTDIPGDGDHRMFILCGNKVIVRSADLSNELGSVVMPHSPNGMWNDRDKGRILFASAQSGGSAIHVVDTMSPYWMQNLRDLDPPGKMRKMKANYADIRKQVNEFVRPSWERVPQTIIEVSGGVNHPTSVALREKYGTVNPFFMTFAHTTNVEKQDWKDSVAITKVEPIVEPVREPYLHRYDNGIKYNRTREELLAEHWQPKIDSSPFGLSFRAGHGNDPYYYSPESLKAAIDASFEKDRGRTTVLSWAEVQSTSDDMKYPIGRLFLDIADYLSTRRGIMAFNNKHLFWGSTVHLEVWSDFIAGDLKNVFSSCMEESTSKTGELSLSHRLGLWASGCFNFWGMRTTRDNTSFDRTRESAAQIVPNHFLRHMIYRLAYGARYSHSTYSDMDYQSLIWELIASGALYLPRREEIVSFSPVHFGIKSEPDERYIESNVISKWSTYYDAAEQAENPMVVGRLEGSWIGARNTEWDFSSFAAGVLDRRQNFIPPYPHGMVLTTPVENGVFASPADNRLRIWNNLHPLYRDILTEFITDGRNYIESDGSETHPANGDFFYGTVLPAVEEGKNLLPVSLSGDDVGWVCAQSAVDRFRLTLIDSGYLNPDDRTVTVHFNTVKPLSMTNVLTGREFEIKENTSTVTVPLGMFLLLDIRLDQPFYYGTDRS from the coding sequence ATGTCTGGCGTCTATCTAGTCCTAGCAGGATTGCTATCCGGCTTCTCGGTGCAACGAGCCTTTTCCGCTGAGTCAAACGACGGGGGAAACGCACTTCGGACTCATGAACTACTTGGAATTGAGGTGTCGAGTTCAGGGCTCTCGCCTTCTCTGTCGACCAAGACTGGTGCCCAGTTAGGGGATAGCACGAGGTTTGAAGGTGATGAAGCTTTTTCCGAGGAAGAGAATGCGGTGTTTGTGGTTCGATGGGGCGATCCGGATGGTGCGACCGATATCGTTTATTCAAGTGAGGCTGGTTTGAATACTCTTGAGACAACCTACGACTCAACCCGCATCGCAAACCCGCCACAGGGATACCTATACTACATGTATCCTGAAGGATTCTCCCCAGCGTTTTACGGGGCAACTTCGCACGAGAACGAGACAGTCACGGTTGTCGATAGCGGAAATGGTGACCAAATTCGTTTGCACAGAGAAACTAGCCCAAATGAGTCCTTCTCGGCTATGGTCGTTTGGAGTGATTTTCTCAATCCGATCGGAAACCTCGAGAGTTTTGCCATCAAGAAGGACGATAGCCATTGGACTGCAGAAATCCATTTCCGTTGGGTAGTAGAAATGGAGAGTGGGGAATGGTTTGCGAGTTCTCCCATCGAGGAGACTGGTAGTCTCGTTACCGATAAGGCGGTTTTCCTGAACTGGTACAGATTCACGCCATTTCGGAATGGCGAAGTTTCGTTTTCTGTCCTCCCGACGGAAATCTCTTTATCCGAGGTCGCAGGGGTAGGATATTACTTTGAATCAAAAAATAAAAGCGACCTCGAACGGGATACTGGTCTATCCGTCACTTACTTTGCGGTTACCTCAGCGGATGATGTGACAAACGAATCTGGAGGCGTTCAGAGTTTTGACACCGGTTACACGATACTCACGGTTCGCAATGCGATTCTAAACGGAGAAAGCATCATTATCGGAGCAAGCTATGAGGGCACGGTTGTTGCATTTGATTACGACGGAAATCTCCTTTGGGAGAACCCTCTTTCCGGTTTAATGGTGCGCGACGTCTGGTGTGATGATTTGAACGGGGACGGCGACGAGGAGATTCTGGTGGCGGTTGCGGATGGTAGTGTGCGGTGCCTTGAAGCAGCGACGGGCGATCAGATGTGGGAATTTTATTCTCCAGACGAGTCGAATCCGGTTGAACCCAACGAAGTGCCCATGAATGCGGTATGCACAGTCCGTGGCGAGGGAACCAAATACATTGCGTGCGGGGGATTCGACAGAAATATGTACTGGCTCGACGTTAACGGTAACCTTCTTGCAACTGTCGATTCTGCCTTCTACTCCGACTTGGAACCTTGGGGATCAGCTTCGGAATACATGGGCCGGAACGTAGGAAAAGCTCACACCCCGAATTTTCTTCGCCCCGTTCCCCAAGGAGATGGTACAGATCAACTCTGGATGCTCGGTTTCATCCAGCAACAGTTTCGTGGACGCTTTTATGTTTTTGAACCTTTGGGGGAATTCGGGATGGCACCGATACCTAGTCTCGAATCCGAAATTCAGGATTCGATTGGGGCCCTGGAATTTTCCGATCCGGATGGTGATGGAAACTACCATCTCTACATGGGTGGCAACTCCTTTTCAATTAAGGTTGAGTCGATCGATCTTTCCTCTGGGGTATCGACTGCACACGAAGAGCGTTTTATACGGCCATTTAAGACGTACCGCTACTCCACGATGACAGATATTCCCGGTGATGGCGACCATAGGATGTTTATTCTCTGTGGGAACAAGGTGATCGTGCGCTCCGCGGATTTATCAAACGAGTTGGGAAGCGTTGTGATGCCTCACTCGCCTAACGGTATGTGGAATGACCGGGATAAGGGTCGAATTCTCTTCGCCAGCGCTCAAAGCGGAGGCAGTGCAATCCACGTCGTTGATACAATGTCACCGTATTGGATGCAGAATCTCCGCGACTTGGATCCGCCGGGAAAGATGAGAAAGATGAAGGCGAACTATGCGGACATCCGCAAGCAGGTGAACGAGTTTGTTCGACCCAGTTGGGAGCGTGTTCCTCAGACCATTATTGAAGTGTCAGGAGGAGTGAATCACCCAACCTCGGTGGCCCTCCGGGAGAAGTATGGAACGGTCAATCCCTTTTTTATGACATTTGCCCACACTACAAATGTTGAGAAACAAGACTGGAAGGATTCTGTCGCGATTACGAAAGTCGAACCGATTGTCGAGCCTGTTCGAGAACCCTACCTCCACCGATATGACAATGGTATAAAGTACAATCGCACGCGGGAGGAACTACTTGCCGAGCACTGGCAGCCGAAGATCGACAGCTCACCCTTCGGATTGAGCTTCCGTGCTGGTCATGGCAACGACCCTTATTATTACAGCCCTGAGAGTTTGAAGGCCGCGATTGACGCGAGCTTTGAAAAGGACCGTGGCCGCACCACCGTTCTGTCATGGGCTGAGGTTCAGTCGACTAGCGACGATATGAAATACCCCATTGGGCGCTTGTTCCTGGATATAGCCGACTATCTTTCCACGCGAAGAGGAATTATGGCTTTCAACAACAAGCATCTCTTCTGGGGTAGCACGGTTCATTTGGAGGTATGGAGTGACTTTATCGCCGGAGATTTGAAGAACGTCTTTTCCTCTTGTATGGAAGAAAGCACCTCCAAAACGGGTGAGTTGAGTCTTTCACACCGCCTTGGTTTGTGGGCTAGTGGCTGCTTTAATTTTTGGGGCATGCGGACCACACGCGATAATACTAGTTTTGATCGGACTCGGGAGTCCGCGGCTCAAATCGTCCCCAATCACTTCCTTCGTCACATGATCTACCGGTTGGCTTACGGAGCACGTTATTCTCACAGTACCTATTCCGACATGGATTACCAGAGCTTGATCTGGGAGTTGATTGCTTCGGGAGCCCTGTATCTTCCTCGTCGAGAAGAGATTGTGAGCTTCTCTCCAGTTCACTTTGGTATCAAAAGCGAACCGGATGAGCGTTACATTGAGAGTAATGTTATCTCTAAGTGGTCGACTTACTATGATGCGGCTGAACAGGCGGAAAACCCGATGGTTGTTGGAAGACTGGAAGGATCATGGATTGGAGCTAGGAATACGGAGTGGGATTTTTCAAGTTTTGCAGCGGGTGTTTTGGATCGACGCCAGAATTTTATCCCACCCTATCCTCATGGAATGGTCCTAACCACCCCCGTTGAGAATGGAGTCTTTGCCTCTCCCGCAGACAACCGCTTACGTATCTGGAATAATCTCCATCCGCTTTATCGGGATATTTTAACCGAGTTTATTACGGACGGTCGGAACTATATCGAAAGTGATGGATCAGAGACCCATCCAGCAAACGGTGATTTCTTCTACGGTACGGTTCTTCCAGCGGTTGAGGAGGGTAAGAATCTTTTACCAGTTTCCCTATCGGGGGATGATGTAGGGTGGGTATGCGCCCAGTCAGCGGTTGATCGTTTTCGCCTTACGCTGATCGATAGCGGTTACCTCAATCCGGATGACCGGACTGTTACGGTTCACTTCAACACGGTGAAGCCTCTTTCAATGACTAACGTGCTCACCGGTAGGGAGTTCGAGATAAAGGAAAACACGTCAACCGTTACGGTGCCTTTAGGGATGTTTCTTCTTCTGGACATCCGTTTGGACCAACCATTCTACTACGGTACGGACCGGTCTTAA